The proteins below come from a single Gordonia pseudamarae genomic window:
- the argJ gene encoding bifunctional glutamate N-acetyltransferase/amino-acid acetyltransferase ArgJ has translation MDVSSGAAADRIEGGAPLDAPRIVRGQGVTAPLGFRAAGLAAGIKKSGKPDLALVFNEGPEYAAAGVFTRNQVKAAPVLWSRQVLTGGRLRAVILNSGGANACTGPGGFQDTHHTAEAVARTLSNWGTETGAVEVAVCSTGLIGDRLPMDKVLAGVTEIVHDMGGGLSGGTDAAHAIMTTDTVPKQVALHHPQGWNVGAMGKGAGMMAPSLATMLVVLTTDAVATADQLDSALRGAAGKTFDRLDIDGSTSTNDTVLLLSSGASGIPVEQTDLDAAVFAVCDDLAAQMQADAEGVTKRVVITVTGAVTEDDAVTVARAVARDSLVKTALFGSDPNWGRVLAAVGISPVTVDPDVIAVSFNGQAVCRNGYGVDGARDVDLSGQDIDVIVDLGLGDATAWVRTTDLSHAYVEENSAYSS, from the coding sequence ATCGATGTGAGCAGTGGCGCCGCGGCGGATCGGATCGAAGGGGGAGCGCCCCTCGATGCGCCCCGCATCGTCCGCGGCCAGGGTGTGACCGCACCCCTGGGCTTTCGGGCCGCTGGGTTGGCCGCGGGTATCAAGAAGTCCGGAAAGCCCGATCTCGCACTGGTTTTCAATGAAGGGCCGGAGTACGCGGCGGCCGGCGTGTTCACGCGCAATCAGGTGAAGGCCGCGCCGGTCCTCTGGAGCAGGCAGGTACTCACCGGCGGGCGGCTCCGCGCGGTGATCCTCAACTCGGGCGGTGCCAACGCGTGTACCGGACCGGGCGGTTTCCAGGACACTCACCACACGGCCGAGGCGGTTGCCCGGACCCTCAGCAACTGGGGCACCGAAACCGGGGCCGTCGAGGTCGCGGTCTGCTCCACCGGTCTCATCGGGGACCGTCTGCCGATGGACAAGGTGCTGGCCGGGGTGACCGAGATCGTCCACGACATGGGCGGCGGACTGTCCGGCGGCACCGATGCCGCGCACGCGATCATGACCACCGACACCGTCCCCAAACAGGTTGCGCTGCACCATCCGCAGGGCTGGAACGTAGGGGCGATGGGCAAGGGCGCGGGCATGATGGCCCCGTCGCTGGCGACGATGCTGGTGGTGCTCACCACCGACGCGGTGGCCACCGCCGACCAGCTCGACTCCGCGCTGCGAGGCGCCGCCGGCAAGACCTTCGACCGGCTCGACATAGACGGCTCCACCTCCACCAATGACACCGTGCTGCTTCTTAGTTCGGGTGCGAGCGGGATTCCCGTCGAACAGACCGACCTCGACGCCGCGGTGTTCGCGGTGTGCGACGATCTGGCCGCGCAGATGCAGGCCGACGCCGAGGGCGTGACCAAACGCGTCGTCATCACCGTGACCGGTGCTGTCACCGAGGACGACGCGGTGACGGTGGCGCGGGCGGTGGCCCGCGATTCGCTGGTAAAGACCGCGCTGTTCGGTTCCGATCCCAACTGGGGCCGGGTACTGGCGGCCGTGGGTATCTCCCCGGTCACCGTCGACCCGGACGTCATCGCCGTCTCATTCAACGGACAGGCGGTGTGCCGCAACGGATACGGCGTCGACGGCGCCCGCGACGTGGACCTGTCGGGGCAGGATATCGACGTGATCGTCGATCTCGGGCTCGGCGACGCGACGGCCTGGGTGCGCACCACCGACCTGTCGCACGCGTACGTCGAAGAGAACTCGGCGTACTCCTCATGA